The genomic interval GTGCAGGAGAAGGTAAAGAGCTCTGTAGAGTCTATGACGGATATTCCAGTGTCTAGGGTCAATGTTTTTGTTCAAGATGTAAATATTACATAGCATTAAAAGATAAAAACAGGTAATTACCTGTTTTTATCTTTTAAATAGGATTAGATTTTTTAACAATCAGTATGATCATGGTGATGCTCATAGTACATCATTTTATGTTTATAGGCTTCAGCTTTATGGATGTAGGCCATATGCATGTGCATATAATACATCTTTTTCATATGTTCATAGTCATGACCCTCCATAGGCATACCAGGCATCATAGGCATACTAGGCATCATGGGCATACCAGGCATCATGGGCATATCAGGCATCATAGGCATAGCAGGCGTATGTCCTGGCATTGTAGGCATAGGCATAGCTGGTGTATGTCCTGGCATTGTAGGGTGATAGGGTCTTGGCATGCAATCTTCCATCCAAGGGTGTTTCATATTTTCTTTTTTCGTTTCCACAGAAAAACCTCCTATATTATAGATTTGTGTGTTTAATTTTCTCTCTTTGTTATAGCATATGAAACCCCTCATATTTGGAAACTTGACCATTGAAAAAATGAATAAAATCTTCCCAATAAAAAAACCACCTGTTACTTTCTACAAGTGGTTATTCTTCAAAACCTTATTTGTTGCTTTCAACGTATTCGACGATATCGCCGATATTTTTAAAACCTTCTGCTTCTTCATCAGGTATTTCTACACCAAACTCATCCTCTATTGCCATAATGATCTCCACTGCATCTAAGGAGTCAGCATTTAAATCATTTACCAATGAAGTAGCTGGTGTAATAGATTCTACATCACTGATACCTAATTGTTCTCCAATAATGCTTCTAACTTTTTCAAATGTCATAGTTTTCCCAGTTCGTTATACTCTATAACTCACTAGGAATTCACCTCCTCTAATAAGTTTTGTTGGTTTTTTATTGGTTTATACTATGTAATAACTATACCCTATATAGTATAGTCAAAAGTTTATATTTAGAATACCATAAAAGAAAAAAAAAGGGTAGATTTTATTTTAAAAATTTATGAAAGGAAATGCAAAAAAATTGGAGAAATAACAATAATAAAATTATGAAGGTTTAATAGGGAGGATTAAAATAAATGAGAGAAAAAATAATAGGTATACTAGGAGGCATGGGACCAGAAGCCACCTACGATATATTTGGAAGAATTATCAAGCTTACACAAGTGAAAAACGACAGTGACCATATTCGAGTTATTATTGATAGTAATTCAAAAATACCAGACCGTACAAAGGCAATATTGGGTAATGGAGCTAGTCCTATAAAAGAAATGATAGCTACAGCACAAAACCTACAAAAAGCTGGAGCTGATTTTGTTATTATACCCTGCATGACAGCCCATTTTTTTATTGAAGAAATACAAAAATCTATTTCTA from Natronincola ferrireducens carries:
- the acpP gene encoding acyl carrier protein, giving the protein MTFEKVRSIIGEQLGISDVESITPATSLVNDLNADSLDAVEIIMAIEDEFGVEIPDEEAEGFKNIGDIVEYVESNK